The genomic DNA AGCGTATCCGGATAACGGGACAGGATTTTTTCGCAATACTCCAGCGATGTCACATAGTCGCTGGTCATCTCTAGTTTCTGCGCCAGATCCAGCCACTGTTTGGCCTGATAGTGATCTTTTTTGCTGAGATTCGCCGTTGATTCGGGAGGCCTCGATGTCAGAGCGCTTGGCGGACGCTGTTTTACCCCGCAGGCAGACGCCAGAAAAAAAAGAGCTATAGCAAGAGCAAAACAAAATGTCCGTTTTTGTGTATGCCAGTTTGTCATTCCCGCGAAGGCGGGAATCCAGAAAAGCTGAAAAAGACTGGATCCCTGCCTTCGCAGGGATGACAAAACGGGGTTTTTAGAAAGATTTTTTTTTAATCGTCCCATCTGCGCCCCTTTGGTTTTTTTCTTTTCTCCGGCGTTTTCGTTTTTCCCTTTTGTTCCACAATATCTTGTTCCCGAATACCTTGTGCTTGGACAATGGGCGGTAGAGGAGCAATGCCCGGCAGGGTTTCATCACCGCTCATCAAGTGCGGAGTCAAAAGAACCACCAGTTCTTGTTTGGACATTTTGTCATTGGTGGAGCGAAAGAGATTTCCGGCCACGGGAATCCGTGAAAGCCCCGGAATACCTGAACGTGTTTTATTCCTCGAAAGTTGCATCAAGCCGCCGATCAGCACCGTGGCACCATCTTTCACCATCACCACCGTATCGGCATTGGTTGTTTGCACAATGGGAATCTGGTCCCCCTGAGAGGTTGTCAGAAACCGCGATACATTGCTGATCTCGGGACGGATTTTCATCGTGATGAAACCATCATCGTTGATATGCGGCGTGACAAAAAGAGATACCCCCACATCAATAAAAGTAACATTTTGCGCCGTGGTGGTAGTGGACTGGCTCTGTGTAATGCTGGAGGTCGTATAGGCCTCCTTGGTCCCCACCATTATTTTGGCCTCCTGATCGTTGACCGCGGAAATATGGGGCGTGGACAAAATGCGGGTGTCACCGAAGGTCTCCAAAAATTTAAGAATTGCTCCCGAGTTGGAATAAGAGGAGGTAGTCACCCCTTTTGAATCCGTTGTCTTGGTCTCGGCAATGGATCCCGCAATAATCTGTCCGAAAGAGCTCAAGCCGGAGGGAAAAGTCTGCTGGAGTGTTGTTCCAAACACCTTTGCCCATTCCACGCCGCTTTGATACTGATCGCCGAGCGTAATCTGAATGATCTTGGCCTCGATCATGACCTCCTGCGTTTTGGTGTCAAACGCGGTAACGACCTTTTTGATTTCTACCAGATTGAGCGGCAAATCCGAAACGACCAGTTTGTTGGTGCGTTCATCCACGTAAACCTTGCCAATTTCTTTGGTGAGAACGGGTGTAATTTTTTCCGCCATTGTTTTCGCCTTCGCGTATTGAAGACTGAAAACCTCTGTTTGCGTCACGGGCATGCGGACCACGGAGGGCAGTTCCTCGTGACGGATGACCTGTTCCATTTCTATTATCTTTTGTGGTGTATCCATCAGGACAACCGTTCCCGTGGAATCGTCATAGACAATGCGCCCCACATCGCTCTTCACATTTTCTAGCATGGCACCGATATTTTTGGCCGAGGCATACTGCAAACGGATGATTTTCGTCTCCCGCTGATCGTAAAACTGTTTTCCATACAGGGCCTTGTATTCCTCTTCCGTCATCACCTGCATGATATTTTCCTTTAAATTGTAGGCCAGACGATGGGTGGAAAGAATAATATCCAGCGCGTCTCGAACGGTGACATTATTCAAAAGGAGGCTCACGGTCCCCGTGATGTTTTTTCCTCCGGCGATGTTCAGGTTGCCCTTGATGGCAAGAAATTTGAGGACGTCCAGAATGTCCATGTCGCGCAGATCAAGGGATATTTTGGTGTCCAGCGTGGGGATTTCACCTTCCGCGGAAGGAGGAACCAGTTCTCCCCCTCCCATCACGGCCGGTTTTTTTGCCGTTTTTTCTTCCTCCGTTTTGGGTTTGTCCGCACCGCCGGAAGCCGGACCGGAAGGAGTTTGGACAGGAGGAGTTTGGGAAGCGGGAGTTTGAGAAGAGGGCTCCTGTTGCGCCGGAGGATTTTGCACGGCAGTTCCCCCAATGGGAGAAGAAGAGGTTGATGAAGTCCCTTGAACTCCCGTGCCGCCGATGGGCGATGGAGAAGGCTGTGCCGGCGCGGGTGCCGGTACCGGTGTCGTTGTCGTTGTTGTTGTCGTCGTTGTCGGCGCCGGCGTTGGTGTGGGCGCCAGTATCGTTTTGGGTGTTTCCGCGGATCTTATATCCTCCGCGACAGACGCAAAACACGCCAAAGAAACCACGGCGAAAAAAAACAATATCTTTTTCACATCAACTCCTTGTTTTTGCCGCCATACTCCACCAAAACTTTGTCTTTGGAAATCTCCTTGATCTTGATTCCCTTAAACTGCTGATCTTTTTTTAAAAAATAAGTCCTGCCGTCGGCTTTGTCCCGAATCATCGCTTCGGGATATTCCCCCCACGCAATTCCCACCAGTTGCAAATCGCCTAAAATTTTATCCGCTCCGGCGGCCGATACGGTCGGTATGTTCTCCTCTTTTTTGGGTAATTCCCCCGGCCGGAAAAGACTTCTCTTCCCGGCATCTTTTAAATACATTTCAACGGATTCGAGAAGGGCGATGTTGCGTCCGCCCGATGGCGTATTGTGTTTGGCCACCCTTGCATAAACATCCTTGATATCCGATTTCAGCGCAAAAACATTGACCACAGAGGCAATCACAACAAGACCGATAACAATGGCCAGTCCCTTGTTGACCACGCCGAGATCAAAACACGGACGGGACAATCCCTCTTTAAATTGAAAAAACCAGTCCTGAGCTTTGCCAACGGTTCCTTTCAGGGCCGCTATCTTCAGCCACGATTTTTTTTCCGTCTCCGGTTCACCGCCGCTGTCGATCACTTGCAAAAGTTTTTCCTCCGCCGTCAATTTTTCCTGCTTCGAAAATTCTTCCACCGAAGTTTTTTCCTGCGGATTTTCTCCGCTGACAGCGTCAAACATTCCCTGAACAGGATTTTTTTTATCTTCCTCCATCTTCAACTGGCTCCTGTTCTTTGGACGCGTTAAGGATGCGCTCTTCCTGAAGCACCATTTCCTGAACGATTTTGCGCGTCACCTCTTCTTTGTTTTCCATGACCAATTTTTCCAGAACATTGTGGCAAAGGAGCGTTACCTGTCTCGGATAACCCTGCGTATGTCGATGGATCTCTTCCATGGCTTCAGAAGCAAAAAGCGGTTTCTTTGCGTTGTAGCCCGCCTGCAGGAGGCGAAAATTAATCAGCTCCGTCATCTCTTCCAGCCCAAGGGGATTGAGCATGTATTTCAGACTGATCCGGTCCCACAAGTTTTTGAGACGCGAAATTTTCGGCAAAAGCTCCAATTGCGACATGAGAACCAGCTGAAGGATTTTGTGCTCGTTGGTTTCGTAATTGAGCAGGGTGCGCAAAATTTCAAGAGAGGTCTTACTCAATTTCTGGGCCTCATCAATTAAAAGGACAATCGTCTTTTTTTCCTCCACCCCTCTTTGAAAAAGATTTTTTTCCAGAATATCGAAGTAATGAACGGTCGAGATGGGCTTTTGTGGAAGCTCTATATGAAAAGATTCCATGAGTTTTTCTAAAAATTCCTCCTCGGATTTGAAAACCGGATTGAGAAGGATGTGAAAATCGCAAGACGGCTCCTTGGAAAGCATTTGGTAGAGCCTCCGGCTCAGTGTGGTCTTTCCGGTGCCCACGTCTCCAAGGATGAGACTCAAACCCCGCTTGAGGCGGAGAGCGATTCGCAGGCGATACAGCGCCGCCTTGTGATCCCTCGCTTCATAAAAAAACGCAGGATCAGGACTTGTGGAAAACGGCTCGTTCGCAAGCCCCAATACCTTATAATAACTCATGCCTGAATTCCCTCCAACGCCCCGCGTATCTCGGACGTCATCTTTTTTTTCATGGCAATCTCTTTTAAAAGTCCCGGCTTTTGCTTTTCAACAACCTGCCTGACATTTCGTTTGAACAGGGATACCTGATCCGGTGTCAGGGCATTTAATTTCCCATGACGATGCAGGTAAAGTAGCACGACCTGCTCCTCCATGGCAACGGGGTTTGCCTTGTCCTGTTTCAAAAGTTCCGTAAGAATCCTTCCTGTTTTTAATTTGTCTCCCATCTCACCGGAATCTCCGGCCTTGATTTTTGTCAGGCGCTCCAGTTCCCTATACTGTACGTATTCCAGACGGAGCATGGCGGAGAGTTCCCGAACGGCCGGCCACTGCACCTTGTTTCCCACGCGTGACACGGAGAGCCCAAGGTCCACGGCCGGTTTAAAACCGTGACTAAAAAGTTCCGCGTTCAAATAAATTTGTCCGTCCGTCATCGAAATAAGATTGGAGGGAATATAGCCGGTGACATCACCCTGAAGGGTGTCCACGACCGGCAAAAAAGTCATCGAACCGCCGCCCCTTTCGGACCCTAGTTTTCCGGCGCGTTCAATCATCTGGGAATGGAGATAAAAAATATCCCCCGGATAGGCATCGCGCCCCGGAAATCGTCCCAAAAGAAGGGAGAGCTGGCGGTAAATCCACGCGTGTTTGGTGAAATCATCAAAGGCCACCAAAACATCCCGACCCTTGTTCATGAAATGCTCTCCCATGCCAGCGGCCGCGTAGGGAGCCAGATACTGCTGGCCCGGAGGACTGGAAGCCGTTGCGGAAACCACAAGAGTGTATTCCATGGCGCCATGCCGTTCGAACAAACGCATCACTCGGGCCAATTGAGCCTTTGTCTTTCCGATACAGCAATAGATGCAAAGGACATTTTTTCCTTTTTGATTAAGGATGATGTCCGTCACGATAGTGGTTTTGCCGGTCATCCGGTCTCCGATGATGAGCTGGCGCTGTCCCTTGCCCAAGGGGATCATCGTATCGAGAATTTTGATGCCGGTTTCCAAGGGCTCATCGAGAGGCACACGCTCCAAAACGGACGGGGCCTCAGCAAAAAGAGGACGGAATTCCGTGTTTGAGTCGCTTCTATAATTAAGCGCTTCCTCGCTTTCTCCCAGCGCATTAACCACCCGGCCGATCAGCCAATCCCCGGTCGGCACTTCAAACGATTCCAGTCTTGTATATGCCTTGTCCCCCGCCTTGATTGTCCCTTTTTCCTTGAGCAAAAGGACAAGGACATCCTCTTTGTCAAATCCCATGATCATGCCAAGGGAATTGTCCATGAAATAAATTTTCTGACCGTTCATGCAGGAAGAAAGGCCCCTGATCTTGACGATGGATTTTTCCACCGCCCTCACCTCGCCGTATTCTTTGAAGTGTAACATCTTTTCCTCACACTTTTTTGTATTGCGTTACGGGACCTCTACCGACTCTTCGCAGGTAACCCTCACCAGTCAGTTTTTCAAGAAGGTATTTCGCGGTCGTGGAACCAATACCGCATAAGCTTTCGACTTGACGGCGCGAGATCAGTTCGCTGGCTTCAAAATAATCATCCAGTATTTTTTTTGCGTCGCCTTTTGAAGAAAGTTTTTTTTGACGATAAAAAATAACCTTAAACTGATCCGAATTAACGATGAATTCGGGCGGCGGATTTCCATTTGCCTTCAATAAATGTTTCATCATGCTTATCCCCTGACCCAGTTCCTCTGTTAAGCCCATAATTAACAACGCATGCATGATTTTTGGATTGCGCGAATAATGACGCTTGTCGATATTTTCCAGAGTGATGGTACCCGGTAAATTTCCGGCACTTATCACTTCAAGTCTGTCCGGATAGATACGGCATTCGTTTTTCAGGCCCGCAATGCGATAATCCCTGTGGGCCACAGCGTTGACAATAACCTCTCTTACTGCGTCTTCGGGATATATATATCTTTCCTGCCTTTTTACTCCTCTTACCCCTTCAGTTATCTTGTTGCAGGGTCTTATCAACTCCATGAGCCTTTCAAGCAATTTCGCCGCGGGGGCGGACAAATCTTCCCTGTAAGAATACATCCTGCCTTCAACATCGTATTTGACGAACGTAAAATCTCTCTGTAGCAGAATTTGTTCGTGTTCTTTTCCAAACAAAATGAATGCACCGGCCTTTATTTTGAATTCACCCCGATCGCGTTTCGCCAAACCCATCTTTATCAATAATCCCTCTTCATCCAAACCTCCCATGACAGCCGAAACTTTTTTTCGGGCAAGATAGTATTCATCAAGCGCGGTTCGATCTATTACTTCTATTCCGGCAGGCAGAACGCTTTCTTCGAAAGAAACCTGCGACTTCGATTCGGCAAGTCGCAATAATTCTTCCCCTACTATCCTTTTGTCCTGCGTTCCGACACGAATATAAGTATGGCCGGATGAAACGGAATGCAAATGTCCGCTTTTTTCCACCGTCAGCTTCAAAACTATTTTTCCTTCCGCCGTTATTTCATTCAAGAAAATCGGAATCGGGGGAATACAAACCTCTCTTGCAGTATTTTGTATATTATCCAGCAAAAGCGGCGTTATCTTTACACCGCGTATCTGTCGGTTATCGGTCACTCCTATGTACACGCTTCCCCCATCCGTATTGGCAAAGGCCGAGAGAGTTTTTGCCAGCTCCTTTACGCTAATAGCACCTTTAAACTCTTTGAATTCAACTAGATATCCCTCTTCCCATGGGATGTTATTTTCTGCCTCACGCATATCTGATTTTATAGTCAATCGGTCAGAATCGGTCAATTTGAAAATTAATCGGTCGTTATTTTATTTCTTCCACTTTGACGCTTTTTTCTGCGCGGACTTGTGCCCACCAGAGGACGAAGAAGAGAAAACTGATGACTCCAAGGAAACCGACGATGACAAAAATAATCCGCCATGTTGTGCTTGTTGCGGGTGCCCCGCCGGCAAAGATGGATTCGGCAACCATTTTAAGGGCCTCGGAGCCTTTGGGACCGCCCGGCCCCTCTCCGGATCCGCCGCCCACACCAACGGATCCACCGGCACTCCCTCCCGCACCACCCCTGCCCGCCGCAACATAGGCAACCTTTCCCAACCCCAAATCCTTGGCCTGCACGCCGGGCGCCACGGTAATCAACCCCGCCATTTTTTCCAGCTTGTCGATCCTGTTTTTGATTGTCTCCAAAAAGGAAAGGCTTTGATGAAAAATTTCCACATGTTCCCCAAGCCCTGATTCTTTTCCCTGATTTTGTCTCAGACCCGAAACGCCCTCCACAATTTCTTTGCTCAAAAGGTTGGCCTCTTCGCTGAATGTCGTTCCATCAAGGGCTTTGGCAAGGGCTTTGGCGCGTTCCTGAATTCCCAAGAGTACGCCTTCCGGCAGTCTCCAAATGTCCCGAAGAATCACTTCAAAAATCTTGATGTCCGCCGGTTTCAAATCCACCGCGTCTTTGTAAAGATAAAGTCTGCCCTGTTCCAGATCGTGAAGGACTTCCAGAAGGCCTCTGTCCAGAACGTCTTTTTCGAGCACTTCTTTGGGAAGATAGTGTTTGACGGCGATTCTTGTGGCTTCCGTCTGAGAGGGGTTTTTGACTTCCACTTTTAAAGTAACCTTCTCGACTTCAGTCGTGCCGCTACCTTCCTGACCTTCCGAAGTTTCACCCAAACCGAGCGTGGCACCCTCCACCCAACGTCCCATGTCCCCTTCCGCACCTTCACCCGCGTTTTTTCCGGGAAAACCCGAAGGTCCGCCGGGGCCGCCCGGTCCCTCTCCGGAACCACCACCTGCCCCGCCGCCTTTCTTGAATCCCATCCCCTCACCGGCCAGTTTTTCAAGGAAGGCCGTATCTTTTTTGATCTCTTGGAAGACAAGAAGATTTTTGCGGTGAACCTCGATGTGTTTGGCAGGGCCCACGTCTTCATCCTGACTTGTGAGGATATTATCCAAACGGGTCTGAATGGTTTCGCCCAGTTTCTTGGCCGCCTCAGAATATTTCCAATTGTCCTTCAGCAGTTTAACCAGCTCCGACGCGTAACCTTTCTGGAAGGTGATTTCCCCATCAGGAATCCGCCAGATATCCTGTAGCCGGACCTGCAAAACTTTTTCTTCCGCGGGTTTTAATGTTGTTTCGCCATAGGCTTCGTAAATTCCCTTTTCAGCATTGAAGCCCACTTTCAAATCACCCGCATCCATGACGGATTCCCTCGTCGCCTCTTTCGGCAGAGGGATTCTAACCGGCACCGTAAAGCTTTCCTCCTTGGAAGGATTCACAATGAGGACTTTGAGGAGCACGGAACCCGATTCGTACCAAGTTTTGACCACCGGCGCTTCGAAACCCTTCTGCTGTTTGGCCATCGTTGTTAAGACATCCAACATGGCCTTCACCCGCTCAATTTGATCCTGCAAGGATTTAACGTCCGCGGCCGTGGCCGGTTGAGCCAATTTTTCCATCCCGGGATGACCTTGGGACGCGGCCATCTCACCCACTTTGGCCATCGCCTCGGTAAGTCCCGTCTTCAGAGAATCCGTCGAAACACCGCTGGCAATTTTCGTAACATCCGATTGAACTTTTCCTAATTTATCGCTTAAGGAAGTCAGGGCCGACTTTGTCGCGTCGCTCGACGAGCCAGTTGTTGTCAGTGCCGCCTTGGCTTCTTCCGCGGCTGATGCGGCCCGTGAGGCCGTCGAACTCGCGTTGGAGGCATAAGTTGACGCGTTGGTGGCATCTTTCCCGATTGTGGTGAGACTGCCGGAAACACCGGCGATTTTTCCAAATACGCTGGAAGAGGAAGAAGAATCTGAGGCGCCACCCAAAAGCGATGTTACCGAGGAAAGCGCCGTGTTGATAGTGCCGGTATCCACGCTGAGACCGCTGTTGATTTTTGTGAGAATGCTGTCAATGTTTGTTTTTGCCGAAGACAGATTTGTTGAGAGCGTACTTGCGGCGGTGTTTACCGTGCCAACGGTCGTTGTCAAACTATCCAGACTGGTATCAAGTGTATTGACGTTGGTGTTGACGGAGAGCATGCCTCGAAGCAGAGTGTCCAGTTTGTAATTTAGACTGCCTACGACATCACCGCTGACCCCTCCCACCTCCGTACCCACTGTGGTAACTTTTGTGCCGAGTTCGGTACCCACTGTGGTAACTTTCGTCCCAAGTTCGGTACCCATTGTGCCGAGCTCGCTTCTAACCGTGGTCACTTTTGTGCCCACTTGATCCACGTAATCCTTGAGAAGACGCAAATCCTCGTACATGGAACCACCGCCGGCCGCGCCTTCCTCATAGCCGAACTTTTCTTGCAATTCGGTGACTTTATCGTAGGCACCCATCGTCTGTGTGAACAATTCATCCGCAGTCTTCGTTCCCCACTTGTTCTTCACATCCTTCACCAATCCAAAAACGGTATTGCTGTAGGCGGGATCTTCGGGAGATCCCATCATGCCCCTAAGATTCGCCAGATCGGCCGTTGCCATGCCTACCTCCGACCAGTCAATCATGTCGGTCTTCATTTTGATGCCGGTGATGCTGTTCCAGTCAATCGTACCAGTCTTCGTCTTAATGGTTGCAACATCCGCCCAGTTGATGGGATCCGTTTTCTGCTGGATGGTACCGGCTTTGGTCACAATATCCGTCACGTCCGCCCAGTTAATACTCTGCGTCTTCGTCTTGATGGCCGCGATGTTGCCGGTGCCGATCTCGTTGACCAAGCCGGTTACATTTGTCCAGTCAATCGTATCTGTTTTTGTTTTGATCCCCGTGATCTGGTCCCAGTTAATGGTATCTGTTTTTGTTTTAATCGCCGAAACATTCGTCCAGTCAATGGGGTCTGTCTTGGCTTGAATCGTGTTGGTGGTTGTTACAAGGCCCGTCACGTCCGCCCAGTTGATACTCGCGGTCTTCGTGTTGATCGCAGAAATGTTGCCGGTGCCGATTTCCGTAATGAGTGTGGCAACATTATTTTTCGCCGTCGTTACATCCGTCCAGTTGATCGTATCTGTTTTTGCCTTGACGCCTGTCACGTCCGCCCAGTTGATCGTATCGGTTTTCGTTTTAATCGCGGCCACATTCGTCCAGTCTATCGTGTCAGTCTTTGCTTTAATCGCACCGGAAGTTGTCACCAGTCCCGTCACGTCGGCCCACGCGATGGTGTCCGTCTTTGTCTTAATCGCCGCAATGTCTCCGGTTTGTGTGAGAACCGTCGCAACATCATTCTTGGCCGTCGTTACATCCGTCCAGTTAATTGTATCGGTCTTTGCTTTGACGCCTGTTACATCGGCCCATGCAATCGTATCGGTCTTCGTTTTGATGCCGGTCACATTTGTCCAGTCTATCGTGTCGGTCTTTGCCTGAATTGCTCCCGTCGCTGTGACAATTCCCGTCACGTCCGCCCACGCGATGGTGTCGGTCTTTGTTTTGACTGCCGCAATGTCTCCGGTTTGAGTGAGAATCGTCGCAACATTATTCTTGGCTGTCGTCACATCCGTCCAGTTAATTGTGTCCGTCTTGGTTTTGATGCCGCTTACATCCGCCCATGCAATCGTATCGGTCTTTGTTTTGATGCCGGTCACATTT from Deltaproteobacteria bacterium includes the following:
- a CDS encoding putative DNA binding domain-containing protein; protein product: MREAENNIPWEEGYLVEFKEFKGAISVKELAKTLSAFANTDGGSVYIGVTDNRQIRGVKITPLLLDNIQNTAREVCIPPIPIFLNEITAEGKIVLKLTVEKSGHLHSVSSGHTYIRVGTQDKRIVGEELLRLAESKSQVSFEESVLPAGIEVIDRTALDEYYLARKKVSAVMGGLDEEGLLIKMGLAKRDRGEFKIKAGAFILFGKEHEQILLQRDFTFVKYDVEGRMYSYREDLSAPAAKLLERLMELIRPCNKITEGVRGVKRQERYIYPEDAVREVIVNAVAHRDYRIAGLKNECRIYPDRLEVISAGNLPGTITLENIDKRHYSRNPKIMHALLIMGLTEELGQGISMMKHLLKANGNPPPEFIVNSDQFKVIFYRQKKLSSKGDAKKILDDYFEASELISRRQVESLCGIGSTTAKYLLEKLTGEGYLRRVGRGPVTQYKKV
- a CDS encoding F0F1 ATP synthase subunit alpha yields the protein MLHFKEYGEVRAVEKSIVKIRGLSSCMNGQKIYFMDNSLGMIMGFDKEDVLVLLLKEKGTIKAGDKAYTRLESFEVPTGDWLIGRVVNALGESEEALNYRSDSNTEFRPLFAEAPSVLERVPLDEPLETGIKILDTMIPLGKGQRQLIIGDRMTGKTTIVTDIILNQKGKNVLCIYCCIGKTKAQLARVMRLFERHGAMEYTLVVSATASSPPGQQYLAPYAAAGMGEHFMNKGRDVLVAFDDFTKHAWIYRQLSLLLGRFPGRDAYPGDIFYLHSQMIERAGKLGSERGGGSMTFLPVVDTLQGDVTGYIPSNLISMTDGQIYLNAELFSHGFKPAVDLGLSVSRVGNKVQWPAVRELSAMLRLEYVQYRELERLTKIKAGDSGEMGDKLKTGRILTELLKQDKANPVAMEEQVVLLYLHRHGKLNALTPDQVSLFKRNVRQVVEKQKPGLLKEIAMKKKMTSEIRGALEGIQA
- a CDS encoding AAA family ATPase, coding for MSYYKVLGLANEPFSTSPDPAFFYEARDHKAALYRLRIALRLKRGLSLILGDVGTGKTTLSRRLYQMLSKEPSCDFHILLNPVFKSEEEFLEKLMESFHIELPQKPISTVHYFDILEKNLFQRGVEEKKTIVLLIDEAQKLSKTSLEILRTLLNYETNEHKILQLVLMSQLELLPKISRLKNLWDRISLKYMLNPLGLEEMTELINFRLLQAGYNAKKPLFASEAMEEIHRHTQGYPRQVTLLCHNVLEKLVMENKEEVTRKIVQEMVLQEERILNASKEQEPVEDGGR